A region from the Deltaproteobacteria bacterium genome encodes:
- a CDS encoding TetR/AcrR family transcriptional regulator, translating to MASEKAVKIRLEQKHRKELLHLLADPGSGVEARWEAFWQAVLARVPRSTELAAEVLARVFEEGMALISSRSQDSGVLSMRWVREVSRVAAERGLDKADFLEILLTRHLIKQGEGRDQVRIHSPETRQKILTAALEVFSAKGYHGATVDLIAERAGFGKGTVYRHFRSKRLLFSELIRTKVAELEEEVNCAIDPEADVLETIEAYLRVYFEFFDRNRDLYKVLIQEQSDFGAEVKALYIGNILRKIPLLKRKIFQAARDGRLKRLNFQTVFYGVMGFVDGVIQKWLASDGRYSLVEELPTVVEIMFHGFVQNGGSDHDFLDGRSLPAPRKTRAKLGS from the coding sequence ATGGCATCTGAGAAAGCTGTAAAAATCAGGCTCGAGCAGAAGCACAGGAAAGAATTGCTGCACTTGCTGGCCGATCCAGGTTCAGGGGTGGAGGCTCGCTGGGAGGCCTTCTGGCAGGCAGTCCTGGCAAGAGTTCCCCGCTCCACTGAACTGGCTGCCGAAGTCCTGGCAAGGGTCTTCGAAGAGGGAATGGCGCTCATTTCGAGTCGATCCCAGGATTCCGGTGTTCTTTCCATGAGGTGGGTGCGAGAGGTGAGCAGAGTTGCTGCTGAGCGCGGCCTCGACAAAGCTGATTTCCTCGAGATATTGCTGACGCGTCATCTGATCAAGCAGGGAGAAGGCCGCGATCAGGTCAGAATACACAGTCCCGAGACCCGGCAAAAAATATTGACTGCTGCCCTGGAGGTCTTTTCTGCCAAGGGTTATCATGGTGCAACTGTTGATTTGATTGCGGAGCGGGCGGGTTTTGGCAAAGGAACAGTGTACAGGCATTTTCGCAGCAAGCGGCTGCTTTTCAGTGAACTGATCCGCACCAAAGTGGCCGAACTGGAAGAAGAAGTCAACTGTGCCATAGATCCTGAAGCAGATGTGCTGGAGACCATCGAGGCCTATTTGCGAGTCTATTTCGAATTTTTTGACCGCAATCGGGATCTCTACAAAGTTCTCATCCAGGAGCAGAGTGATTTTGGCGCTGAAGTCAAAGCACTTTATATTGGCAACATTCTCCGAAAGATACCATTGCTGAAACGCAAAATTTTTCAAGCTGCTCGAGATGGACGGTTGAAAAGGCTGAACTTCCAGACAGTATTTTACGGGGTCATGGGTTTTGTGGACGGGGTGATTCAGAAATGGCTCGCCAGTGACGGCAGATATTCGCTTGTTGAGGAACTGCCCACTGTGGTAGAAATAATGTTTCATGGTTTTGTGCAAAATGGCGGTTCAGACCACGATTTTCTAGATGGTCGTTCGCTTCCTGCTCCCCGGAAGACAAGGGCCAAACTAGGATCGTGA
- a CDS encoding NUDIX hydrolase has translation MQREYPNSPLVGVGAVIIDNDRVVLVRRGKPPGYGQWTLPGGLVELGETTTAAVVREVSEEVSLHIEVLELLAVLDRIIIDATDMVRYHYVLLDFLCKIRGGNLRADSDILACRLVPLQELDSYALNPETREVIARGYRCLCGEKAQVYFARF, from the coding sequence ATGCAGAGAGAATATCCGAACTCACCCCTGGTGGGGGTGGGAGCAGTTATCATCGACAATGACAGGGTGGTACTGGTCCGCAGGGGCAAGCCTCCTGGCTACGGACAATGGACCCTTCCTGGCGGCCTGGTGGAGCTGGGTGAAACTACCACAGCAGCTGTGGTTCGGGAGGTCAGCGAGGAGGTAAGTCTCCATATTGAGGTCCTGGAGCTGCTAGCCGTGCTGGACAGGATTATCATAGATGCCACAGATATGGTGAGGTACCACTATGTGCTCCTTGACTTTCTTTGCAAAATAAGAGGGGGCAATCTGCGGGCAGACAGTGACATTCTGGCTTGCCGTCTGGTGCCCCTGCAAGAGCTCGATTCATATGCACTGAACCCTGAGACAAGGGAGGTGATAGCCCGAGGATACCGCTGCCTTTGCGGCGAGAAGGCGCAGGTTTATTTTGCCAGATTCTGA